A window from Candidatus Cloacimonadota bacterium encodes these proteins:
- a CDS encoding tetratricopeptide repeat protein, which yields MKKFLLPLFALLLLMPLSAQYNERDILTQQAFQMLGQRQYAEAEKIFMQVLDKYPDDANSVLQLLNIYFQTSQLDKADDLLRQYRRVLPANKATEQEILLLVMQGRPDEAWALGQTQLARTAYSENTYRLLASYFERRGFFEHVLRLYEDARGRRGNPDLFRLEIANAALNYRLFDQALTEYLTFLEQNPANLYFVNNQCKTILKEDPSRIATIGEFANTSANPIIRELYANALLSQNRAPEALEVYINLPPERLLSFAEQQYAALNDEVALPAFEHLAGISADTLERNDHLLRQAYIHFRGGRHAATDSLLRAVIADSLMLERQNYQRKGMNLNARKLMAENSLALTSNTQAAKSWYEEARKFCGNSYDRQNIDLALVRLQIIDQDYETALALLRGVNEPKHLETRDYLRFSVELLRGNTDIADSLMNEYVIRWPGGVYVNDAIYQMMFVLGLSGDDLDKFHLASRLMLLGDPAAVDTLAAVFASNQDEELLSLAVEWAILLAEPDKALQLLEHEWQDPVSAEYAALLRLKLSTEEEATQRFARDFLTANPGSIFAPKFRMSLTRTGYSRPDF from the coding sequence ATGAAGAAGTTCCTGCTGCCGCTTTTCGCCCTGCTGCTGCTAATGCCGCTTTCCGCGCAGTACAACGAGCGTGACATCCTTACCCAGCAGGCCTTTCAGATGCTGGGGCAGCGCCAGTACGCGGAGGCGGAAAAGATCTTTATGCAAGTGCTGGACAAATACCCGGACGACGCCAACAGCGTGCTGCAGCTGCTCAACATCTATTTCCAGACCTCGCAGCTGGACAAGGCGGACGATCTGCTGCGCCAGTACCGCCGCGTTTTGCCGGCCAATAAGGCCACGGAACAGGAGATATTGCTGCTGGTGATGCAGGGCAGGCCCGACGAGGCCTGGGCCCTGGGCCAGACGCAGCTGGCCCGCACAGCTTACTCCGAAAACACCTACCGGCTGCTGGCTTCCTATTTCGAGCGCCGGGGCTTTTTCGAACACGTTTTGCGGCTCTACGAGGACGCCCGGGGCCGCCGCGGCAATCCGGACCTCTTCCGGCTGGAAATCGCCAACGCCGCGCTGAACTATCGCCTGTTCGATCAGGCCCTCACCGAATATCTGACCTTCCTGGAGCAAAACCCGGCCAACCTCTATTTTGTGAACAACCAGTGCAAAACCATTCTCAAAGAGGACCCCAGCCGCATCGCCACCATCGGGGAGTTCGCAAACACCAGCGCCAATCCCATCATCAGGGAACTATACGCCAACGCGCTGCTCTCGCAGAATCGCGCCCCGGAGGCTTTGGAGGTGTATATAAACCTGCCGCCGGAACGCCTGCTGAGCTTTGCCGAACAGCAATACGCCGCCCTCAACGACGAGGTGGCCCTGCCCGCCTTCGAGCATCTGGCCGGCATCAGCGCGGACACCCTGGAAAGGAATGATCACCTTCTGCGCCAGGCCTACATCCACTTCCGCGGCGGACGCCATGCCGCCACCGACAGCCTGCTGCGCGCCGTGATCGCTGATTCGCTGATGCTGGAGCGGCAGAACTACCAGCGCAAAGGCATGAACCTGAACGCCCGCAAGCTGATGGCGGAAAACAGCCTCGCCCTGACCAGCAACACCCAGGCCGCCAAAAGCTGGTATGAAGAAGCGCGCAAATTTTGCGGCAACAGCTATGACCGCCAGAACATCGACCTCGCCCTGGTGCGCCTGCAGATCATCGACCAGGACTACGAAACCGCCCTGGCCCTGCTGCGCGGCGTGAACGAGCCCAAGCACCTGGAAACCCGGGATTATCTGCGCTTCAGCGTGGAACTGCTGCGCGGCAACACAGACATCGCGGACAGCCTGATGAACGAATATGTGATCCGTTGGCCCGGTGGGGTTTACGTGAACGATGCCATCTACCAGATGATGTTCGTGCTGGGCCTCAGCGGAGACGACCTGGACAAGTTCCACCTGGCCAGCCGGCTGATGCTGCTGGGCGATCCCGCCGCCGTGGATACCCTGGCCGCGGTTTTCGCTTCCAACCAGGACGAGGAGCTGCTCAGCCTGGCGGTGGAATGGGCCATCCTGCTGGCCGAACCGGACAAAGCGCTGCAGCTTTTGGAGCATGAGTGGCAGGACCCCGTGAGCGCGGAATACGCCGCCCTTCTGCGGCTGAAACTAAGCACGGAGGAAGAGGCCACGCAGCGCTTTGCCAGAGACTTTCTAACCGCAAACCCCGGCAGCATCTTCGCGCCAAAATTCCGGATGAGCCTCACCCGCACCGGTTACAGCCGGCCGGATTTCTGA
- a CDS encoding type III PLP-dependent enzyme yields MYKEPYSFNVARYMEPERFARFREFARTQDSPLLIVDPDIIKAKYLELQLSIPNLQIYYAVKANPMNDVIRLLDALGSNFDVASVNELKQLLQLGIEPKKMSFGNTIKKARDIRYFHEQGVPMFVTDSEYDLHRIAENAPGAKVYFRLLTEGTGADWPLSRKFGAHPDVIYNLILKAPELGLVPWGVSFHVGSQQRDIGQWDDAISRAKYIFDAVLEEGIELQMINLGGGYPASYVDPAYSIDEYSAEIMRFIEEDFGEHIPQLVMEPGRSLVADAGVMVAEVVNIASKAKNNLYKWVFLDVGKFGGLIETIDESIKFPIYFEREGLADEIILAGPTCDSMDIMYEYYKYHMPETTQPGDRVYIFTTGAYTQSYSSVNFNGFSPLRALMLPPAQ; encoded by the coding sequence ATGTATAAAGAGCCGTATAGCTTCAACGTTGCCCGCTACATGGAGCCGGAGCGTTTCGCCCGTTTCCGCGAGTTTGCCCGCACCCAGGACAGCCCGCTGCTGATCGTTGACCCGGACATCATCAAAGCCAAATATCTGGAGCTGCAGCTCAGCATCCCCAATCTGCAGATCTATTACGCCGTGAAAGCCAATCCCATGAACGACGTGATCCGCTTGCTGGATGCCCTGGGATCGAACTTCGATGTGGCCTCGGTCAATGAGCTGAAACAGCTGCTTCAGCTGGGCATCGAACCGAAAAAAATGAGCTTCGGCAACACCATAAAAAAGGCCAGGGACATCCGCTATTTCCACGAGCAGGGTGTGCCCATGTTCGTTACGGACAGCGAATACGACCTGCACCGCATCGCGGAGAACGCGCCCGGCGCCAAGGTCTATTTCCGCCTGCTCACGGAAGGAACCGGGGCCGACTGGCCGCTTTCGAGAAAGTTCGGGGCCCATCCGGACGTGATCTACAACCTCATCCTCAAAGCCCCGGAACTGGGCCTGGTTCCCTGGGGAGTATCTTTCCACGTGGGTTCCCAGCAGCGCGACATCGGGCAGTGGGACGACGCCATCTCCCGCGCCAAATACATCTTCGACGCCGTGCTGGAAGAGGGCATCGAACTGCAGATGATCAACCTCGGCGGCGGCTATCCCGCCAGCTATGTGGACCCGGCCTATTCCATCGATGAATACAGCGCCGAGATCATGCGCTTCATCGAAGAGGATTTTGGCGAGCACATCCCGCAGTTGGTGATGGAGCCGGGGCGCTCGCTGGTGGCGGACGCCGGCGTGATGGTGGCCGAGGTGGTGAACATCGCCTCCAAGGCCAAGAACAACCTCTACAAATGGGTGTTTCTGGACGTGGGCAAATTCGGCGGCCTCATCGAGACCATCGACGAATCTATCAAATTTCCCATCTACTTTGAACGCGAAGGCCTGGCCGACGAGATCATCCTGGCGGGCCCCACCTGCGACAGCATGGACATCATGTACGAATATTACAAGTACCACATGCCGGAAACAACCCAGCCCGGCGACCGCGTCTACATCTTCACCACCGGGGCCTACACCCAGAGCTATTCCTCGGTGAATTTCAACGGCTTTTCGCCTCTGCGGGCGCTGATGCTGCCCCCAGCCCAATAG